The following are encoded in a window of Etheostoma cragini isolate CJK2018 chromosome 7, CSU_Ecrag_1.0, whole genome shotgun sequence genomic DNA:
- the pik3cd gene encoding phosphatidylinositol 4,5-bisphosphate 3-kinase catalytic subunit delta isoform isoform X1, with translation MPPGKYGMQEEGDQEIMMDFLLPTGIFLKFPVSPNNTIKSIKKMVWKNARSEALFSALGDPDAYVFTCINQTAEREELEEESRRIRDVRPFMDVLRLVAREGDRVEKLTNTQISLLIGKGLHEFEAQKNHEVNEFRAKMRTFCEEKAQERQMLPWQQWMEYSFPCDLEPCCSPPGCGSAKSKNTKKIFINVKFEACDESFMLQQDPQDLPVALMRSALKKKATVFRSVRQEPEDYTLQVNGRWEFIYGTHPMCQFKYMFFCLRNSQIPHLTMVHHSTIRKYQEEQGRMCSQGYKTRSMSRPPPLPLKKQNTSSLWSINEPFYIHLLQGSRVNADEGMKLVVQAGLFHGSELLCKVVTTSEVTVCSEPLWDQKLEFDINVSDLPRMSRLCFALYAVIEKTKKPRGTKKKNKKADCPIAWVNTMVFDYKDQLKTGEFLLSTWPSVPDDKSDLLNPMGTVEKNPNVDSAAGLLIRFPNIRPYPLYYPPLDKVSDMEKNDDAAIVTKEECMKLKEIMDNKNHTEFFEDEKDLLWKLRTEVRNHYHESLSKLLLITKWNRREDVVQMMSLLKTWPDLPAIHALELLDYSFPDPVVRSFTIRCLRKLSDDELLQYLIQLVQVLKYESYLDCDLTTFLLERALSNWRIGHFLFWHLRSEIHVASVSMRFGLILEAYCRGNIHHIKLLSKQNEALGKMKALSDFVKSGSQKMTADDLKLCIRQESYLEALSDLLSPLNPSIILAEICADKCRFMDSKMKPIWLMYNPCSQEDMVGIIFKNGDDLRQDMLTLQMIQLMENLWKREGLDLRMIPYGCLSTGNKMGLIEVVKNSDTIANIQRNSSNSAATAAFNKDALLNWLKSKNPEDKLDRAIEEFTLSCAGYCVATYVLGIGDRHNDNIMIRETGQLFHIDFGHFLGNFKRKLGINRERVPFILTYDFVHVIQQGRTNNSEKFERFREYCERAYKILCRNGTLFVNLFAMMKAAGLPELTSFKDIQYLKDSLALGKSEEEALKNFKVKFNEALRESWKTKVNWMMHSLAKDNRP, from the exons ATGCCCCCGGGGAAGTATGGGATGCAGGAGGAGGGGGACCAGGAGATCATGATGGACTTCCTGCTGCCAACTGGGATCTTCCTCAAATTTCCTGTGTCTCCAAACAACACcatcaaaagcatcaaaaaa ATGGTTTGGAAAAATGCCAGAAGCGAGGCCCTGTTCAGTGCACTGGGTGACCCCGACGCATATGTCTTCACCTGCATCAACCAGACAGCAGAGAGGGAGGAACTGGAGGAAGAATCGAGGCGCATAAGGGATGTGCGGCCCTTCATGGATGTTCTGAGGCTGGTGGCGAGGGAGGGCGACCGAGTGGAGAAACTCACCAACACCCAAATCAGCCTGTTAATTGGCAAAG GTCTGCATGAGTTTGAGGCACAGAAGAACCACGAGGTGAATGAGTTCCGGGCAAAGATGCGTACGTTTTGTGAAGAGAAGGCTCAGGAGCGGCagatgttgccatggcagcagTGGATGGAATACAGCTTCCCCTGTGATCTGGAGCCGTGCTGCTCTCCGCCGGGGTGTGGGAGCGCAAAGTCAAAAAACACCAAGAAGATTTTCATCAACGTTAAGTTTGAGGCTTGTGAT GAAAGCTTCATGCTGCAGCAGGACCCTCAGGACCTTCCCGTGGCTTTGATGAGGAGCGCCCTGAAGAAGAAAGCCACCGTCTTTCGCTCGGTGCGACAGGAGCCCGAGGACTACACCTTGCAGGTCAATGGGAGGTGGGAGTTCATCTATGGGACTCATCCCATGTGCCAGTTCAAA tacatgttctTCTGTTTGAGAAATAGCCAAATCCCTCATCTAACCATGGTGCACCACTCCACCATCCGCAAATATCAAGAGGAGCAGGGCAGAATGTGCAGCCAGGGGTACAAGACGCGCTCCATGTCCAGACCTCCTCCACTGCCCCTAAAGAAG CAGAACACCTCGTCTCTGTGGTCCATCAATGAGCCTTTCTACATTCACCTGCTGCAGGGCAGCCGAGTCAATGCAGACGAAGGGATGAAG CTTGTGGTGCAGGCCGGTCTGTTCCATGGCAGCGAACTCCTCTGTAAGGTGGTGACAACCTCGGAGGTGACAGTGTGCTCTGAGCCGCTATGGGATCAAAAGCTGGAGTTTGACATAAATGTGTCTGACCTGCCTCGCATGAGCCGCCTGTGCTTTGCGCTCTATGCTGTCATTGAGAAAACCAAGAAACCCCGTGGCactaaaaagaagaacaagaaagCG GATTGTCCAATAGCCTGGGTGAACACCATGGTGTTTGACTACAAGGACCAGCTGAAGACTGGGGAGTTTCTCTTGTCCACATGGCCATCTGTTCCTG aTGACAAAAGTGACCTGTTGAACCCAATGGGAACAGTTGAGAAGAACCCCAATGTGGACAGTGCTGCCGGGCTTCTCATTCGCTTCCCTAACATCCGGCCCTATCCTCTCTATTACCCTCCACTGGACAAG GTGAGTGACATGGAGAAGAATGATGATGCAGCTATTGTCACAAAAGAAGAG TGCATGAAACTAAAAGAAATCATGGACAACAAAAACCACACTGAGTTTTTTGAGGATGAAAAGGACCTCTTGTGGAAGCTCCGCACAGAAGTCCGCAATCATTATCATGAAAGTCTGTCCAAGCTGCTCCTCATCACCAAGTGGAATCGGCGCGAGGACGTAGTTCAG ATGATGAGTTTACTGAAGACCTGGCCGGACCTCCCCGCCATTCATGCCTTGGAGCTCTTGGACTACAGTTTCCCCGACCCTGTGGTCCGTTCCTTCACAATCAGATGTCTCAGGAagctcag TGATGATGAACTGCTGCAGTACTTAATCCAGCTGGTCCAGGTCCTAAAGTACGAGTCCTACTTGGACTGTGACCTCACCACTTTCCTGCTAGAAAGGGCTTTGTCCAACTGGAGGATAGGACACTTTCTGTTTTGGCATCTCAG GTCAGAGATTCACGTTGCATCTGTAAGTATGCGTTTTGGGCTGATACTGGAGGCCTACTGCAGGGGAAACATCCACCACATCAAGCTTTTAAGCAAACAG AATGAGGCTCTGGGCAAAATGAAGGCCCTGAGTGACTTTGTCAAGTCCGGCTCCCAGAAGATGACAGCTGATGACCTGAAGCTGTGTATCAGACAAGAGTCCTACCTGGAGGCTTTGTCAGACCTGTTGTCACCACTCAACCCCAGCATCATCCTCGCTGAGATCTG TGCAGACAAGTGCAGGTTTATGGACTCCAAGATGAAGCCGATCTGGCTGATGTATAACCCCTGCTCTCAAGAAGACATGGTGGGCATCATCTTCAAGAACGGAGATG ATCTTCGACAAGACATGTTGACCCTCCAGATGATCCAGCTCATGGAGAATTTATGGAAGAGAGAAGGCCTAGATCTCAG GATGATCCCATATGGCTGTTTGTCCACTGGGAACAAGATGGGGCTCATCGAGGTAGTGAAGAACTCCGACACTATCGCCAACATCCAACGtaacagcagcaacagtgcTGCCACCGCTGCCTTCAACAAGGATGCCCTGCTCAACTGGCTCAAATCTAAGAATCCTGA GGACAAACTTGATCGAGCAATAGAGGAGTTCACACTGTCCTGTGCTGGCTACTGTGTAGCTACTTATGTCCTGGGCATTGGAGATCGTCACAACGACAATATCATGATCAGGGAAACTGGACAG CTGTTCCACATTGACTTTGGGCATTTCTTGGGCAACTTCAAGCGGAAACTGGGGATCAACAGGGAGCGTGTGCCTTTTATCTTGACTTATGACTTTGTCCATGTGATCCAGCAAGGAAGGACGAACAACAGTGAAAAGTTTGAGAG GTTCAGGGAGTACTGTGAGCGGGCCTATAAGATCCTGTGTAGAAACGGGACGCTGTTTGTCAATCTCTTTGCCATGATGAAGGCAGCAGGACTGCCAGAGCTCACCTCCTTCAAAGACATCCAGTATTTAAAG gactcTTTAGCTTTGGGCAAATCAGAGGAAGAGGCACTAAAGAATTTCAAAGTGAAGTTCAACGAAGCTCTGCGGGAGAGCTGGAAGACGAAGGTCAACTGGATGATGCACTCCTTGGCCAAAGATAATAGACCGTGA
- the pik3cd gene encoding phosphatidylinositol 4,5-bisphosphate 3-kinase catalytic subunit delta isoform isoform X2 translates to MPPGKYGMQEEGDQEIMMDFLLPTGIFLKFPVSPNNTIKSIKKMVWKNARSEALFSALGDPDAYVFTCINQTAEREELEEESRRIRDVRPFMDVLRLVAREGDRVEKLTNTQISLLIGKGLHEFEAQKNHEVNEFRAKMRTFCEEKAQERQMLPWQQWMEYSFPCDLEPCCSPPGCGSAKSKNTKKIFINVKFEACDESFMLQQDPQDLPVALMRSALKKKATVFRSVRQEPEDYTLQVNGRWEFIYGTHPMCQFKYMFFCLRNSQIPHLTMVHHSTIRKYQEEQGRMCSQGYKTRSMSRPPPLPLKKNTSSLWSINEPFYIHLLQGSRVNADEGMKLVVQAGLFHGSELLCKVVTTSEVTVCSEPLWDQKLEFDINVSDLPRMSRLCFALYAVIEKTKKPRGTKKKNKKADCPIAWVNTMVFDYKDQLKTGEFLLSTWPSVPDDKSDLLNPMGTVEKNPNVDSAAGLLIRFPNIRPYPLYYPPLDKVSDMEKNDDAAIVTKEECMKLKEIMDNKNHTEFFEDEKDLLWKLRTEVRNHYHESLSKLLLITKWNRREDVVQMMSLLKTWPDLPAIHALELLDYSFPDPVVRSFTIRCLRKLSDDELLQYLIQLVQVLKYESYLDCDLTTFLLERALSNWRIGHFLFWHLRSEIHVASVSMRFGLILEAYCRGNIHHIKLLSKQNEALGKMKALSDFVKSGSQKMTADDLKLCIRQESYLEALSDLLSPLNPSIILAEICADKCRFMDSKMKPIWLMYNPCSQEDMVGIIFKNGDDLRQDMLTLQMIQLMENLWKREGLDLRMIPYGCLSTGNKMGLIEVVKNSDTIANIQRNSSNSAATAAFNKDALLNWLKSKNPEDKLDRAIEEFTLSCAGYCVATYVLGIGDRHNDNIMIRETGQLFHIDFGHFLGNFKRKLGINRERVPFILTYDFVHVIQQGRTNNSEKFERFREYCERAYKILCRNGTLFVNLFAMMKAAGLPELTSFKDIQYLKDSLALGKSEEEALKNFKVKFNEALRESWKTKVNWMMHSLAKDNRP, encoded by the exons ATGCCCCCGGGGAAGTATGGGATGCAGGAGGAGGGGGACCAGGAGATCATGATGGACTTCCTGCTGCCAACTGGGATCTTCCTCAAATTTCCTGTGTCTCCAAACAACACcatcaaaagcatcaaaaaa ATGGTTTGGAAAAATGCCAGAAGCGAGGCCCTGTTCAGTGCACTGGGTGACCCCGACGCATATGTCTTCACCTGCATCAACCAGACAGCAGAGAGGGAGGAACTGGAGGAAGAATCGAGGCGCATAAGGGATGTGCGGCCCTTCATGGATGTTCTGAGGCTGGTGGCGAGGGAGGGCGACCGAGTGGAGAAACTCACCAACACCCAAATCAGCCTGTTAATTGGCAAAG GTCTGCATGAGTTTGAGGCACAGAAGAACCACGAGGTGAATGAGTTCCGGGCAAAGATGCGTACGTTTTGTGAAGAGAAGGCTCAGGAGCGGCagatgttgccatggcagcagTGGATGGAATACAGCTTCCCCTGTGATCTGGAGCCGTGCTGCTCTCCGCCGGGGTGTGGGAGCGCAAAGTCAAAAAACACCAAGAAGATTTTCATCAACGTTAAGTTTGAGGCTTGTGAT GAAAGCTTCATGCTGCAGCAGGACCCTCAGGACCTTCCCGTGGCTTTGATGAGGAGCGCCCTGAAGAAGAAAGCCACCGTCTTTCGCTCGGTGCGACAGGAGCCCGAGGACTACACCTTGCAGGTCAATGGGAGGTGGGAGTTCATCTATGGGACTCATCCCATGTGCCAGTTCAAA tacatgttctTCTGTTTGAGAAATAGCCAAATCCCTCATCTAACCATGGTGCACCACTCCACCATCCGCAAATATCAAGAGGAGCAGGGCAGAATGTGCAGCCAGGGGTACAAGACGCGCTCCATGTCCAGACCTCCTCCACTGCCCCTAAAGAAG AACACCTCGTCTCTGTGGTCCATCAATGAGCCTTTCTACATTCACCTGCTGCAGGGCAGCCGAGTCAATGCAGACGAAGGGATGAAG CTTGTGGTGCAGGCCGGTCTGTTCCATGGCAGCGAACTCCTCTGTAAGGTGGTGACAACCTCGGAGGTGACAGTGTGCTCTGAGCCGCTATGGGATCAAAAGCTGGAGTTTGACATAAATGTGTCTGACCTGCCTCGCATGAGCCGCCTGTGCTTTGCGCTCTATGCTGTCATTGAGAAAACCAAGAAACCCCGTGGCactaaaaagaagaacaagaaagCG GATTGTCCAATAGCCTGGGTGAACACCATGGTGTTTGACTACAAGGACCAGCTGAAGACTGGGGAGTTTCTCTTGTCCACATGGCCATCTGTTCCTG aTGACAAAAGTGACCTGTTGAACCCAATGGGAACAGTTGAGAAGAACCCCAATGTGGACAGTGCTGCCGGGCTTCTCATTCGCTTCCCTAACATCCGGCCCTATCCTCTCTATTACCCTCCACTGGACAAG GTGAGTGACATGGAGAAGAATGATGATGCAGCTATTGTCACAAAAGAAGAG TGCATGAAACTAAAAGAAATCATGGACAACAAAAACCACACTGAGTTTTTTGAGGATGAAAAGGACCTCTTGTGGAAGCTCCGCACAGAAGTCCGCAATCATTATCATGAAAGTCTGTCCAAGCTGCTCCTCATCACCAAGTGGAATCGGCGCGAGGACGTAGTTCAG ATGATGAGTTTACTGAAGACCTGGCCGGACCTCCCCGCCATTCATGCCTTGGAGCTCTTGGACTACAGTTTCCCCGACCCTGTGGTCCGTTCCTTCACAATCAGATGTCTCAGGAagctcag TGATGATGAACTGCTGCAGTACTTAATCCAGCTGGTCCAGGTCCTAAAGTACGAGTCCTACTTGGACTGTGACCTCACCACTTTCCTGCTAGAAAGGGCTTTGTCCAACTGGAGGATAGGACACTTTCTGTTTTGGCATCTCAG GTCAGAGATTCACGTTGCATCTGTAAGTATGCGTTTTGGGCTGATACTGGAGGCCTACTGCAGGGGAAACATCCACCACATCAAGCTTTTAAGCAAACAG AATGAGGCTCTGGGCAAAATGAAGGCCCTGAGTGACTTTGTCAAGTCCGGCTCCCAGAAGATGACAGCTGATGACCTGAAGCTGTGTATCAGACAAGAGTCCTACCTGGAGGCTTTGTCAGACCTGTTGTCACCACTCAACCCCAGCATCATCCTCGCTGAGATCTG TGCAGACAAGTGCAGGTTTATGGACTCCAAGATGAAGCCGATCTGGCTGATGTATAACCCCTGCTCTCAAGAAGACATGGTGGGCATCATCTTCAAGAACGGAGATG ATCTTCGACAAGACATGTTGACCCTCCAGATGATCCAGCTCATGGAGAATTTATGGAAGAGAGAAGGCCTAGATCTCAG GATGATCCCATATGGCTGTTTGTCCACTGGGAACAAGATGGGGCTCATCGAGGTAGTGAAGAACTCCGACACTATCGCCAACATCCAACGtaacagcagcaacagtgcTGCCACCGCTGCCTTCAACAAGGATGCCCTGCTCAACTGGCTCAAATCTAAGAATCCTGA GGACAAACTTGATCGAGCAATAGAGGAGTTCACACTGTCCTGTGCTGGCTACTGTGTAGCTACTTATGTCCTGGGCATTGGAGATCGTCACAACGACAATATCATGATCAGGGAAACTGGACAG CTGTTCCACATTGACTTTGGGCATTTCTTGGGCAACTTCAAGCGGAAACTGGGGATCAACAGGGAGCGTGTGCCTTTTATCTTGACTTATGACTTTGTCCATGTGATCCAGCAAGGAAGGACGAACAACAGTGAAAAGTTTGAGAG GTTCAGGGAGTACTGTGAGCGGGCCTATAAGATCCTGTGTAGAAACGGGACGCTGTTTGTCAATCTCTTTGCCATGATGAAGGCAGCAGGACTGCCAGAGCTCACCTCCTTCAAAGACATCCAGTATTTAAAG gactcTTTAGCTTTGGGCAAATCAGAGGAAGAGGCACTAAAGAATTTCAAAGTGAAGTTCAACGAAGCTCTGCGGGAGAGCTGGAAGACGAAGGTCAACTGGATGATGCACTCCTTGGCCAAAGATAATAGACCGTGA